In Arachis stenosperma cultivar V10309 chromosome 1, arast.V10309.gnm1.PFL2, whole genome shotgun sequence, one DNA window encodes the following:
- the LOC130964598 gene encoding metal transporter Nramp3.2-like: MPPTPQEHEQPLLLDSPQQADELEETAYDSSEKIVVVGIDESEYESGNWARAPPFSWRKLWLFTGPGFLMSIAFLDPGNLEGDLQAGAIAGYSLLWLLMWATAMGLLIQLLSARLGVATGRHLAELCREEYPTWARNVLWVMAEVALIGSDIQEVIGSAIAIRILSNGFVPLWAGVTITALDCFVFLLLENYGVRKLEAVFAVLIAIMAVAFAWMFGETKPSGKELLLGILIPKLSSRTIQQAVGVVGCIIMPHNVFLHSALVQSRRVDHRNKGRVQEALNYYSIESTMALIVSFVINIFVTTVFAKGFYGTELANNIGLVNAGQYLQEKYGGGLFPILYIWGIGLLAAGQSSTLTGTYAGQFIMGGFLNLRLKKWMRALITRSFAIIPTMIVALIFDTSEQSLDVLNEWLNVLQSVQIPFALIPLLCLVSKEQIMGSFRIGPVLKIISWLVTALVIVINGYLLLEFFSHEVNGAIVGTVVCVLTAAYVAFIVYLISRAVTYSPWQSVTQRKSNTNSELE, encoded by the exons ATGCCTCCAACTCCACAAGAACACGAGCAACCCCTCTTACTGGACTCACCGCAACAAGCCGATGAGTTAGAAGAAACAGCCTACGATTCTTCCGAGAAGATCGTGGTAGTTGGAATCGACGAGTCAGAGTACGAGTCCGGGAACTGGGCCCGGGCCCCACCGTTCTCATGGAGGAAGCTATGGCTATTCACGGGCCCGGGCTTTCTCATGAGCATAGCGTTCTTGGACCCAGGGAACCTGGAAGGAGACCTGCAGGCCGGTGCCATTGCGGGGTACTCGCTGCTGTGGCTGCTCATGTGGGCCACAGCCATGGGCCTGCTGATCCAGCTGCTGTCGGCCCGGCTGGGCGTGGCAACGGGAAGGCACCTGGCGGAGCTTTGTCGGGAGGAGTACCCGACGTGGGCTCGGAACGTGCTGTGGGTTATGGCTGAGGTGGCACTTATTGGTTCTGATATTCAGGAGGTTATTGGTAGTGCTATTGCTATAAGGATCCTTAGTAATGGCTTTGTGCCTCTTTGGGCTGGAGTCACCATAACTGCTCTTGATTG ttttgtttttcttcttctggAGAATTATGGTGTGCGGAAACTGGAAGCTGTTTTTGCTGTTCTCATTGCGATAATGGCGGTTGCCTTTGCATGGATGTTTGGTGAAACAAAGCCCAGTGGCAAGGAATTGCTTCTTG GTATTTTGATTCCGAAGCTTAGCTCTAGAACTATACAGCAGGCTGTTGGAGTTGTGGGCTGCATTATTATGCCTCATAATGTGTTCTTGCACTCTGCTCTTGTTCAATCAAGGAGGGTTGATCACCGGAATAAAGGCCGAGTTCAAGAAGCTCTTAATTATTACTCAATAGAGTCCACCATGGCCCTTATAGTCTCCtttgttattaatatatttgtcACAACCGTTTTTGCTAAGGGGTTCTATGGTACCGAACTAGCAAACAACATTGGTCTTGTAAATGCAGGACAGTATCTTCAGGAGAAGTATGGGGGTGGACTATTTCCAATACTGTATATATGGGGTATTGGGTTATTAGCAGCAGGACAAAGTAGCACTCTTACGGGTACCTATGCAGGTCAATTTATCATGGGGGGTTTCCTAAATTTAAGGTTGAAAAAATGGATGAGAGCACTAATTACACGAAGTTTTGCAATTATTCCAACTATGATAGTTGCTCTTATTTTCGACACCTCTGAGCAATCGTTAGATGTTCTGAATGAGTGGCTTAATGTTCTTCAGTCAGTTCAAATCCCCTTTGCACTTATTCCCTTGCTTTGTTTGGTGTCAAAGGAGCAGATAATGGGAAGTTTCAGAATTGGCCCCGTCCTCAAG ATTATTTCATGGCTCGTGACTGCTCTGGTGATAGTGATCAACGGCTACCTTCTGCTGGAATTCTTCTCGCACGAAGTGAATGGCGCAATAGTCGGCACTGTAGTGTGCGTGCTAACAGCTGCATATGTTGCATTCATAGTATACCTTATTTCACGGGCCGTTACGTATTCACCTTGGCAAAGTGTGACACAGCGAAAGTCAAATACTAACTCAGAGTTAGAGTAA